The Methylomarinum vadi genome has a window encoding:
- a CDS encoding Uma2 family endonuclease: MQQAEQPIFDTDAYLLCEEGQEEKYEYIAGEVFAMGEARREHVVVSGNVFAAFKQRLKGKPCQAYIADMKLRVERADAFFYPDVMVPCHEEDHKAEQFLSHPILIVEVLSESTEAFDRGGKFAAYRLLASLQEYVIVDIKTKRLEFYRRTPDNDWLLHDSVRDEFCEFKSLDLSVPLTGIFENVEFEEVGTA; this comes from the coding sequence ATGCAACAGGCCGAACAACCGATTTTTGACACCGATGCTTATTTGCTTTGCGAAGAAGGGCAGGAGGAAAAATACGAATATATTGCCGGCGAGGTGTTCGCGATGGGCGAAGCCCGCCGTGAACATGTTGTGGTAAGCGGCAATGTTTTTGCCGCATTTAAACAACGCCTGAAGGGTAAGCCATGCCAGGCCTATATCGCCGACATGAAATTGCGTGTCGAGCGGGCGGATGCTTTTTTTTATCCCGATGTGATGGTGCCTTGTCATGAAGAGGATCATAAGGCCGAGCAGTTTTTGTCTCATCCCATCTTGATCGTCGAGGTTCTGTCCGAGTCGACCGAAGCCTTCGACCGGGGTGGAAAGTTTGCGGCGTATCGGTTATTGGCCTCGCTGCAAGAATATGTCATTGTCGATATCAAAACGAAACGGTTGGAGTTTTATCGGCGGACTCCGGACAATGATTGGTTATTGCACGATTCGGTGCGCGACGAATTCTGCGAATTCAAAAGTTTGGATTTGTCCGTACCTCTTACCGGAATATTCGAGAACGTCGAGTTTGAGGAAGTTGGGACAGCTTAA